In Persicimonas caeni, a single window of DNA contains:
- a CDS encoding FmdB family zinc ribbon protein, translated as MPIYKYECKSCGHIFEDLRGFNDPNPDACPECGEAQIERLISGGNFHLKGSGWYVTDYGGSSTGNSSSDSSSSSSDDSAGSGGSAEGSSDGTEAA; from the coding sequence ATGCCAATCTACAAGTACGAGTGCAAGTCGTGCGGACATATCTTTGAAGATCTGCGCGGATTCAACGATCCCAACCCCGATGCATGCCCCGAGTGCGGAGAAGCTCAGATCGAGCGGTTGATCTCCGGGGGCAACTTTCACTTGAAAGGCAGTGGCTGGTACGTCACCGATTACGGCGGGTCTTCGACGGGCAATTCCTCGTCGGACAGCTCGTCTTCGAGCAGTGACGATTCAGCAGGCAGTGGCGGCTCGGCCGAAGGTTCTTCTGACGGAACCGAAGCCGCCTGA
- the dnaK gene encoding molecular chaperone DnaK: protein MGKIIGIDLGTTNSVVAIMEGSEPEVITNQEGARTTPSVVAFDENGDVLVGRIARNQAITNPEQTIFSVKRFMGRKYEQVKNEVKRMPYHLVEAENGDAHIEVKGRKYSPPEISSKILMKLKDAAEEYLGEEVTEAVITVPAYFDDAQRQATKDAGRIAGLEVKRIVNEPTAAALAYGLDQTEEQLVAVYDLGGGTFDISILEVDENVIEVVSTNGDTHLGGDDFDDAIIDWLITEFKKDTGIDVSEDKMVLQRLKEAAEKAKIDLSSVLETDINLPFLTADQSGPKHLNVKLTRAKFESMVEDIVKRTLEPCQAALDDAGKSVGDIDEVILVGGSTRIPLVQSKVTEFFGREPHKGVNPDEVVSLGAAVQAGVLSGEVSDVLLLDVTPLSLGIETLGGVMTTLIPRNTTIPTKKSEIFSTASDNQGSVTVHVLQGERPMSADNKTLGKFNLEGIPPAPRGVPQIEVTFDIDANGIVHVSAKDKATGKEQKIRIESSSGLSDDEVDNLVREAEEHREEDKQKKEQAELRNKAEVSVHSARKFIDEQGDNLAGDQKAEITSKVEALEKALEELDYDALETKMEELEQVLHKAAEEMYKASGGAPGAAGPGAAPGGAQAGEGGSDDDDDDVIDAEFEEAQ from the coding sequence ATGGGAAAAATAATCGGAATTGACCTCGGTACCACAAACTCCGTGGTTGCGATCATGGAAGGCAGTGAGCCGGAGGTGATCACGAACCAGGAGGGCGCCCGCACGACTCCGTCGGTGGTCGCCTTTGATGAAAACGGAGATGTGCTCGTCGGACGCATTGCGCGCAACCAGGCGATCACCAACCCCGAGCAGACCATCTTTTCGGTCAAGCGCTTCATGGGCCGCAAGTATGAGCAGGTCAAAAATGAAGTGAAGCGCATGCCGTACCACCTCGTAGAGGCGGAAAACGGCGACGCCCACATCGAAGTCAAAGGGCGCAAGTACAGCCCGCCGGAGATCTCGTCGAAGATCCTGATGAAGCTCAAGGACGCCGCCGAGGAGTACCTAGGCGAGGAAGTCACCGAGGCGGTCATCACCGTGCCGGCATACTTCGACGACGCTCAGCGTCAGGCGACCAAGGACGCAGGGCGCATCGCCGGCCTCGAGGTCAAGCGTATCGTCAACGAGCCGACCGCGGCCGCGTTGGCCTACGGACTCGACCAGACCGAAGAGCAGCTCGTGGCCGTCTACGACCTCGGCGGTGGTACTTTCGACATCTCGATTCTCGAGGTCGACGAAAACGTTATCGAGGTGGTTAGCACCAACGGTGATACCCACTTGGGTGGTGACGACTTCGACGACGCCATCATCGACTGGCTCATCACCGAGTTCAAAAAGGACACGGGCATCGATGTCAGCGAAGACAAGATGGTGCTCCAGCGCCTCAAAGAGGCTGCCGAAAAGGCCAAGATCGACCTGTCGAGCGTGCTCGAGACGGACATCAACCTGCCGTTCCTGACCGCCGACCAGAGTGGACCGAAGCACCTCAACGTCAAGTTGACCCGTGCGAAGTTCGAGTCGATGGTCGAAGACATCGTCAAGCGCACCCTCGAGCCGTGCCAGGCCGCTCTCGACGACGCCGGCAAGAGCGTGGGTGACATCGATGAGGTCATCCTCGTCGGTGGCTCGACGCGTATCCCGCTGGTCCAGTCGAAAGTGACCGAGTTCTTCGGCCGAGAGCCGCACAAGGGCGTCAACCCCGACGAGGTGGTCTCGCTCGGCGCCGCCGTTCAGGCCGGTGTGCTCAGCGGCGAAGTCAGCGACGTGCTGTTGCTCGACGTCACTCCGCTCTCGCTCGGCATCGAGACCCTCGGTGGCGTGATGACGACGCTCATCCCGCGCAACACCACGATCCCGACCAAGAAGAGCGAGATCTTCAGCACCGCCAGCGACAACCAGGGCTCGGTGACCGTCCACGTGCTCCAGGGCGAGCGCCCCATGTCCGCGGACAACAAGACGCTGGGCAAATTCAACCTGGAGGGCATCCCGCCCGCCCCGCGTGGTGTGCCGCAGATCGAGGTCACCTTCGACATCGACGCCAACGGCATCGTGCACGTGTCCGCCAAGGATAAGGCGACCGGCAAAGAGCAAAAGATTCGCATCGAATCTTCCTCCGGTCTTAGCGATGACGAAGTCGATAACCTGGTGCGCGAGGCTGAGGAGCACCGCGAAGAGGACAAGCAGAAAAAGGAGCAGGCCGAGCTTCGCAACAAGGCCGAGGTCTCCGTACACTCGGCCCGCAAATTCATCGACGAGCAGGGCGACAACCTCGCCGGCGATCAGAAGGCGGAGATCACCTCCAAGGTCGAGGCGCTCGAAAAGGCGCTCGAAGAGCTCGATTACGACGCTCTCGAGACCAAGATGGAGGAGCTCGAGCAAGTCCTGCACAAGGCGGCCGAGGAGATGTACAAGGCCTCGGGCGGCGCTCCCGGCGCAGCAGGACCGGGCGCTGCACCCGGCGGCGCGCAAGCCGGTGAGGGCGGAAGCGACGACGACGATGACGACGTCATCGACGCCGAATTCGAAGAAGCTCAGTAA